The bacterium genome segment CGGCCATAGAGTCCATATTTTTTCCGTTCATGCATACGTGGGTCTCGAGTTAGAAATCCGCCCCGGCCAAGAATTGTTCGCAATTCCTCATTAGCCCGGACAAGGGCTCTGGCTATGCCATGGCGAATAGCCTCTGCTTGACCAGTAACACCACCGCCTTCTACGGTAACTAAAATATCATACTTACCTAAAGTAGAAGTAGCCATTAGTGGTTGTTGGATAATAGGTTCAAAGGTTAAACTTCTACCACCGAAGTAATCTTTTAGTTCTTTTTTATTGATAACTATTTTACCTGC includes the following:
- the rpsI gene encoding 30S ribosomal protein S9; translation: AGKIVINKKELKDYFGGRSLTFEPIIQQPLMATSTLGKYDILVTVEGGGVTGQAEAIRHGIARALVRANEELRTILGRGGFLTRDPRMHERKKYGLYGRRRRFQYSKR